The following proteins come from a genomic window of Nicotiana tomentosiformis chromosome 12, ASM39032v3, whole genome shotgun sequence:
- the LOC104089679 gene encoding uncharacterized protein produces the protein MAYHATTRAQSSSSSQPPVVQKLTDDPVNPKNAQSSVTCVYQSHIGGYWRNVTVIWSKNLMNHSVTLTVDSVESDYHQTCKIDLKPWHFWAKKGYKTFEVDGNQLEAYWDLRSAKFSGSPEPCSDFYVALVSEEEVVLLLGDYKKKAYKKTKSRPALVDALLFYKKEHVFGKKSFSTRAKFDQRKQESDIVVESSTSGLRDPEMWISIDGIVLIHIKNLQWKFRGNETVLVNKQPVQVLWDVHAWLFCSPGSGHGLFIFKPGASEDDSDREESSVGGGSDCSDHSKYYSTLSYSKASPFCLFLYAWKIE, from the coding sequence ATGGCTTATCATGCTACCACAAGGGCacaatcatcttcttcttctcaaCCGCCTGTCGTACAAAAACTAACAGATGATCCTGTAAACCCTAAGAATGCGCAAAGTAGCGTTACGTGTGTGTACCAATCTCATATTGGAGGTTATTGGCGTAACGTGACTGTTATATGGAGCAAGAATCTTATGAACCATTCCGTGACCCTAACGGTCGATAGCGTGGAAAGTGATTATCATCAAACATGCAAGATTGATCTTAAAccttggcatttttgggccaaaaaaggATACAAAACTTTTGAGGTTGATGGGAATCAATTGGAAGCTTATTGGGATCTAAGATCAGCAAAATTTTCTGGAAGTCCAGAACCATGTTCGGATTTTTACGTTGCCTTAGTTTCTGAGGAAGAGGTTGTTTTATTATTAGGTGATTACAAGAAAAAAGCCTACAAGAAAACTAAATCAAGGCCAGCTCTTGTGGATGCTTTGTTGTTTTATAAGAAAGAACATGTTTTTGGTAAGAAAAGTTTCTCAACAAGAGCTAAATTTGATCAAAGGAAGCAAGAAAGTGATATTGTTGTAGAAAGCTCAACTTCAGGTCTTAGAGATCCTGAAATGTGGATAAGTATAGATGGGATTGTTTTGATTCACATAAAAAACTTGCAGTGGAAATTCAGGGGAAACGAAACGGTGTTAGTGAACAAACAACCCGTGCAAGTCTTATGGGACGTGCACGCTTGGTTGTTTTGTTCACCAGGGTCGGGTCATGGCCTGTTTATTTTCAAGCCAGGAGCGTCTGAGGACGACAGTGACAGGGAAGAGAGTAGTGTGGGCGGTGGCAGCGATTGCAGTGATCATAGCAAGTATTATTCGACGTTAAGCTACTCTAAAGCTTCACCATTTTGCCTCTTCTTATATGCATGGAAAATTGAGTAA